The DNA window CCCGTCACATGACTGGGAAAGTGGAATGGAAGAGAATGATAACGGAGATCATTTTGATATGAATGATTATCATGTTTTTTCTTTAGACGATGTGGAAAATGGTGAAATCAAAGATCATGGTGTTGTGCTTTCCGTGAAAGATATTCCCTGGTCGGGAAGGCAGTTATGGGATTGCGATGTAGCGTATAAAAAAGGAAAGTACTATATGTATTTTCCTTTAAAAGATAAAAACGATATCTTCAGAATAGGTGTTGCAGTAAGTGATAAGCCCTACGGACCATTTGTTCCGGAGAAACATCCGATGATGGGAAGTTATAGCATCGACCCCTGTGTTTTTGAAGAGGATGGAAAACATTATATGTATTTCGGCGGAATCTGGGGTGGACAATTACAACGTTACAGAAATAACAAAGCCCTTGAATCTGCTATTCTTCCCAATGATGATGAACAGGCAATTTCTTCAAAGATTGCTATTTTAAGAGAGGATATGCTGGAATTCGGAGAAGAGCCGAAAGATGTTCTTATTCTTGACGAAAACGGAAATCCTTTACTCCATGGCGACAAGCATCGTTTTTTTGAAGCTTCCTGGATGCATAAATACAATAACAAGTATTATTTTTCTTATTCTACCGGTGATACACATCTAATATGTTATGCAACAGGAAACAATCCCTATGGTCCATTTACTTTTCAGGGAGAAATTCTGACACCTGTTGTTGGATGGACGACCCATCACAGTATTGTAGAATATAACGGGAAATGGTATCTTTTCTTCCATGATTGTGTTCCGAGCGAGGGAAAAACATGGCTTAGAAGCATGAAAGTCATTGAACTCGAATACGACAGTGATGGTAAAATTAAAACCATTGAAGGACTTGATAATTAATCAATATGGATGGGTTTTTAACCCATTTAACAGTTATTTAAATAAAAAAATTAAAGAATCCAATGCGTTATTTCCGATTATACATCATATTGTTTTTAATGATTCCTTTAACGGTTTTGGCCGAGGATGGAAGTCTGCTTTGGCTTCGGTTTCCTGCAAAAAATGGAGTTTCAGCAGATAAAATTATTTCTAAAGGAAACAATCCAACTTTAGAGATTGCCAAAAAAGAATTAATGAATCATTGGCAGGGTCAGGAAATTGAACTTCGCACGGAAAAATCATTAAAAAATTTAAAAGGTGGTTATACGATAAAATCGATTCAGAACAAACTGGTTATTTCTGCCGAAAAAGAAATCGGATTGCTCTATGGGGTCTATCATATTTTACGTTTGCAGCAAACAAAGTCAGCTTTAACAAATCTTAATATTACAGAAAAACCTTCGTATGATGTGAGAATTCTCAATCATTGGGATAATCTGGATGGAACAATTGAGCGTGGTTATGCCGGACATTCTCTTTGGAAATGGGAAGATTTACCGCATTCAGTTTCTCCCAGATACGAAGAATATGCAAGAGCTAACGCTTCGATTGGAATTAATGCAACTGTTCTTAATAATGTGAATGCATCTCCAAATATGCTACGTAAAGATTATCTTGGAAAAGTTAAAGTTCTGGCAGACCTTTTCAGACCTTACGGAATCAAAGTCTATCTTTCAGTCAATTTTTCATCGCCAAAAGTTTTGGGTGGATTACAGAATTCGGATCCTTTGAACAAAGATGTTCAGGAATGGTGGAAAGATAAGGCTTCTGAAATATATAAATTAATTCCAGATTTAGGCGGGTTTTTGGTGAAAGCGAATTCCGAGGGACAACCCGGTCCACAGGATTATGGAAGAACCCATGCTGACGGAGCGAATATGATGGCAGATGTTTTGAAACCCTACGGTGGAATCGTCATGTGGAGGGCTTTTGTGTACAGTCCAAGTAAAGAAGACCGTGCAAGACAGGCTTATCTGGAATTTGTTCCTCTTGATGGAAAATTCAGAGATAATGTTATTATTCAGATCAAAAACGGACCTGTTGATTTTCAACCCCGGGAAGCATTTAATCCACTTTTTGGAGCTTTGAGAAAAACTCCTGAAATGGTTGAATTTCAAATTACTCAGGAATATTTAGGGCAGTCCAACCATCTGGTTTATCTCGCGCCCTTATTCAAGGAAACTTTAGACAGTGATACCTATTCTGACGGAACTGGTTCTACGATTGCTAAAATTACGGATGGCACTTTAAGACCTGCAAAAATTTCGGCGATCTCGGCAGTTTCTAACATTGGGGAAGATAAAAACTGGACGGGACATCATTTTGCACAGTCCAATTGGTATGCATTCGGACGTTTGGCATGGAACCGGGATCTGACCTCTGAACAGATTGCTGATGAATGGATCAAAATGACATTTACGGATAATGATAAATTCGTTAATCCTGTAAAAGAAATGATGCTCACTTCAAGGGAAACAGCAGTGGATTATATGATGCCTCTTGGCTTGCACCATATTTTTGCATCAGGACATCATTATGGCCCTGAACCTTGGGGAGATTATAAAAGTGGAAGACCTGACTGGTCGCCGGTATATTATCATCAGGCAAATGAGATGGGAATCGGTTTCGACAGAACAAAATCCGGAAGCAATGCAGTTTCTGATTATTTTCCTCCATTAAATGAAATCTATGGAAATATCAAAACCTGCCCAGAAAACTTGATTCTATGGTTTCATCATGTTCCCTGGGAGTATGAGATGAAGGATGGGAAAACTTTGTGGGAAGAATTATCATACAAATATGATACAGGGGTTAAAAATGTACGGGGGTATCAAAAAGTCTGGGATAAAATTCAGCCTTATATTGATGAAGAACGATTTACAGAAGTTCAGTCTAAATTGAAAATTCAGGCAAAAGACGCTGAGTGGTGGAAAGACGCTTGTCTGTTGTATTTTCAGACCTATTCAAAGATGCCGATTCCTTATGACATCGAACGACCGGTTCACGAACTGGAAGATTTGAAGAAGATTAAACTGAATATGGGACATCATAATTAAAAAAAGCAGCTCTTCCGAAAGGTAGAGCTGCTTTTAATATGTATGAATCTATATTTTATTTAAGAGCAATAATTTTACTGAATATATTACCGTTTTTCTCTACTGCGATGATGTAGCTTGGAGAGGTTTTGGGATCCAGTTGGAATGTTAAACTGAGTTTGCCATTTTTTGCGAATTTAGTTTCACTATAGTAGATATTATCTGAAAAATCCTGAACAGAAACGTTTACAGAACCTTTCATGTCTTGCATATTGAGTTTTACAATATTGTCGTTGATCGTAAATTCCGGCTTGATGATTTCGGTAACCGGTTTTTTTTCAACCATCAGATTTTTATTTTGGATACTGATTTTATATTTTTCAATTTTATAATCAGATTCTGCAACCAGATAATAAGTTCCGTCGGATAAAGTTTCAAGATTATATGATTTCGAAATGAAATTTTGATCTCCTATTTTCTCAGAATATATTTCTCCCTGGTTATCATTGTATACAAACAGGGAAATATTTTGCGCGTTGCTCACTTCAAAACTAAAGGTTTTAGAATTTACATTTCCGAATGATACAGAAAAGTCTCTGTCTTTACTCATTACATCTGCTGAAGTTAAAATAAACACAACAAATAGACTGATTTTTAATAGATTATTCATAATAAAAGTGTTTTATGTTTGCTGATACTGATACTGCAAATGTATAGTGTTTCTCTGTTGGATTTTAGAATGTAATTTTCATATTTATGTTCTATATTAACCTTAATTGTATATTATTTAAATATTAACAGTTAATTTTGTAAATATTATTTTATAACTTTGATTGAGAATTAAATTATGAAACACCACAGTCCCGCATTTGAAGCTGTCAATCCTAATATAGGAAGCAGTTTTACGAGCCTTAAGTTTCAGAGAAATGAGAATATCAAATCTCACGTTTGGCATTATCATCCTGAGGTTGAATTGATCCTGGTAAAAGGGGGATCCGGCAAAAGGCAGATAGGAAGTAATATCTCATACTTTACTGATGGTGATTTGGTGCTGATTGGCAGTAATTTGCCACATTGTGGTTTAACCAATGAAAATACCAATAACGATTACGAAATGGTGATTCAGTTTAAGCCTGATTTTCTGGGTGAAAAGATTTGGGAAAATCCTGAAATGGCAAAAATTCACGCAATGCTCGAAAAATCAAGAAGTGGAATGGTCTTCGGCGACGATGTCAAAAAAGCAATGAGAAAAAAAATTTCGCAGATGCATCAGTCAGAATCTTTAGAAAAGCTGTTGAAATTTTTTGAAATTCTACACGAGCTTTCTGCCACGGATAATTACAGAATTCTTAATGCAGGAAAATATTACCTGCAAACTCAGGTTGAGGATAATGAAAGGATCAATCATATCTTCAATTATGTGAAAGATCATTTTAAAGAGCAGATAACTTTGAAAGAAATTGCAGATTTGGCGAATATGAAAGTGCCTTCTTTCTGCCGTTATTTCAAGAAAATCACCAACAAAACCTTTACCCAATTTGTAAATGAATACCGGATTACACATTCTCTGAAACTGCTCGCTGAAAAACCATTAAGCATAACAGACGTTTGTTTTGAAAGCGGTTTTAATAATTTCAGCTATTTTAACAAAACTTTTAAGGAATATATAAAGAAAAGTCCTTCTCAATATCGTAAAGAGTTTAATTATGTCATGCAATGATGCTTTTCTTCAAAATAAATTAAACTAAAATTGTTTATTTCATTTGTTAAGTGTATTTTTAACACTTAAAAGATTAAACAACATTTTATGAAATTTTTTATAGACACTGCCAATCTTTCTATGATTGAAGAAGCCCATGCTTTGGGTGTTTTAGACGGCGTTACAACCAATCCTTCTTTAATGGCTAAAGAAGGGATTTCCGGAAAAGAAGATATTCTTAACCATTATCTTAAAATTTGCGATATTGTAGATGGTGATGTAAGTGCCGAAGTTATAGGAATTACTTATGACGAAATGGTTAAAGAAGGAGAGGAATTGGCAGCACTGCATCCTCAGATTGTGGTAAAAGTTCCCATCATCAAAGACGGTATCAAAGCCATTAAATATTTTTCCCAAAAAGGAATCCGAACCAATTGTACCTTGATTTTTTCTTCAGGACAGGCTCTTCTGGCTGCAAAAGCCGGAGCAACGTATGTTTCGCCTTTTTTAGGCAGGCTGGATGATGTTTCTACAGATGGCTTAAATTTAATTGAAGAAATCAGAACCATTTATGATAATTACGGTTTTGAAACACAGATACTAGCAGCTTCTGTAAGACACAGTATGCACATTATCAATTGTGCAAAAATAGGTGCTGATGTTGTTACCTGTCCTTTGCCTCCCATTTTGTCATTGCTGAAACATCCTTTAACAGACAGTGGGTTGGATCAGTTTATCAAAGATTCAAAAAAAATGAAATAATTATATGCAGCACGATCTTTTAAAACTCAAAAATATCGCTTCCCAGGTGAGAAGGGATATAGTAAGAATGGTTCATGCTTGTCAATCGGGTCATCCCGGAGGTTCGCTGGGATGTGCAGACTTTTTGGTCGCTCTGTATTTTGATGTGATGAAAAGAAATGAAGGATTTAATATGAGTGGAAAAGGGGAAGATGTATTTTATCTTTCCAATGGCCATATTTCTCCGGTTTTTTATAGTGTTTTGGCACACGCAGGATATTTCGATAAATCAGAATTGGCAACTTTCAGAAAGCTAAATTCAAGATTGCAGGGACATCCTACCACACATGAGCACCTTCCCGGTGTTCGGGTAGCATCAGGCTCTCTAGGGCAAGGCTTGTCGGTAGCAATCGGCCATGCAGTGGGTAAAAAACTAAACAAAGATGAAAATTTAGTATTTACCCTTCACGGCGACGGCGAATTGCAGGAAGGACAAAACTGGGAAGCCATCATGTACGCTTCTCACAATAAGGTAGATAATCTGATTGCAACTGTAGATTATAACGGTCAACAGATTGACGGACCGACTTCAAAAGTACTTTCTTTAGGTAATCTTAAATCCAAATTTGAAGCCTTTGACTGGAATGTGCTGGAAGTAGAAAATGGAAATGATATGGAGGAAATTCTTATTGCTTTAGATGAGGCCAGATCGTTGACAGGAAAAGGCCAGCCGATTTGTATTCTCCTGAAAACAGGAATGGGTTACGGTGTAGATTATATGATGGGAAGTCACGCCTGGCATGGAAAAGCACCTAACGATGAGCAATTGGCAAAAGCATTAGATCAGCTTGAAGAAACTTTGGGGGATTATTAAACAGATATCAAATGAAAAAATATACTTACACAGAAAAAAAAGATACCAGAAGTGGTTTTGGAGCTGGTCTTGCTGAACTAGCAGACAAAAATCCTGAGGTTGTGGCTCTTTGCGCTGACCTTATCGGTTCATTGAAAATGGAAAAATTCATAGAAAAAGCACCAGAGCGTTTTTTCCAGATCGGGATTGCGGAAGCGAATATGATTGGTATTGCCGCAGGTTTGGCAACGGAAGGTAAAATTCCGTTTACAGGAACATTTGCCAACTTTTCTACGGGAAGAGTGTACGACCAGGTTCGTCAGTCTGTTGCCTATTCCGATAAGAATGTGAAAATCTGTGCTTCACACGCAGGTCTTACTTTAGGCGAAGACGGTGCAACGCATCAGATTCTGGAAGATATCGGTTTGATGAAAATGCTTCCGGGGATGACTGTTATCAATACTTGCGACTACAATCAGACCAAAGCAGCAACTATTGCTATTGCAGATTATGAGGGTCCGGTTTATCTGCGTTTCGGAAGACCTGTAATTCCTGTTTTTACGGATGAGAATCAAAACTTTGAGATTGGGAAAGCTTGGATGGTGAATGAAGGAAAAGATGTTACCATCGTTGCGACCGGTCATTTGGTTTGGGAAGCAATAAAAGCGGGAGAACTCCTGGAAGAACAGGGAATTGATGCTGAAATTATCAATATCCATACTATAAAGCCTTTGGATGCTGCTGCTATTTTAAATTCAGTAAAAAAAACGCGGTGTGTTGTTACTGCCGAAGAGCATAACAGATTAGGAGGTTTAGGTGACAGTATTGCTCACCTTTTGATCACAGA is part of the Chryseobacterium paludis genome and encodes:
- the fsa gene encoding fructose-6-phosphate aldolase — translated: MKFFIDTANLSMIEEAHALGVLDGVTTNPSLMAKEGISGKEDILNHYLKICDIVDGDVSAEVIGITYDEMVKEGEELAALHPQIVVKVPIIKDGIKAIKYFSQKGIRTNCTLIFSSGQALLAAKAGATYVSPFLGRLDDVSTDGLNLIEEIRTIYDNYGFETQILAASVRHSMHIINCAKIGADVVTCPLPPILSLLKHPLTDSGLDQFIKDSKKMK
- a CDS encoding alpha-glucuronidase, translated to MRYFRLYIILFLMIPLTVLAEDGSLLWLRFPAKNGVSADKIISKGNNPTLEIAKKELMNHWQGQEIELRTEKSLKNLKGGYTIKSIQNKLVISAEKEIGLLYGVYHILRLQQTKSALTNLNITEKPSYDVRILNHWDNLDGTIERGYAGHSLWKWEDLPHSVSPRYEEYARANASIGINATVLNNVNASPNMLRKDYLGKVKVLADLFRPYGIKVYLSVNFSSPKVLGGLQNSDPLNKDVQEWWKDKASEIYKLIPDLGGFLVKANSEGQPGPQDYGRTHADGANMMADVLKPYGGIVMWRAFVYSPSKEDRARQAYLEFVPLDGKFRDNVIIQIKNGPVDFQPREAFNPLFGALRKTPEMVEFQITQEYLGQSNHLVYLAPLFKETLDSDTYSDGTGSTIAKITDGTLRPAKISAISAVSNIGEDKNWTGHHFAQSNWYAFGRLAWNRDLTSEQIADEWIKMTFTDNDKFVNPVKEMMLTSRETAVDYMMPLGLHHIFASGHHYGPEPWGDYKSGRPDWSPVYYHQANEMGIGFDRTKSGSNAVSDYFPPLNEIYGNIKTCPENLILWFHHVPWEYEMKDGKTLWEELSYKYDTGVKNVRGYQKVWDKIQPYIDEERFTEVQSKLKIQAKDAEWWKDACLLYFQTYSKMPIPYDIERPVHELEDLKKIKLNMGHHN
- a CDS encoding transketolase — encoded protein: MQHDLLKLKNIASQVRRDIVRMVHACQSGHPGGSLGCADFLVALYFDVMKRNEGFNMSGKGEDVFYLSNGHISPVFYSVLAHAGYFDKSELATFRKLNSRLQGHPTTHEHLPGVRVASGSLGQGLSVAIGHAVGKKLNKDENLVFTLHGDGELQEGQNWEAIMYASHNKVDNLIATVDYNGQQIDGPTSKVLSLGNLKSKFEAFDWNVLEVENGNDMEEILIALDEARSLTGKGQPICILLKTGMGYGVDYMMGSHAWHGKAPNDEQLAKALDQLEETLGDY
- a CDS encoding glycoside hydrolase family 43 protein, whose amino-acid sequence is MKKAKYLFPKDYMADPSVHVFEGKLYIYPSHDWESGMEENDNGDHFDMNDYHVFSLDDVENGEIKDHGVVLSVKDIPWSGRQLWDCDVAYKKGKYYMYFPLKDKNDIFRIGVAVSDKPYGPFVPEKHPMMGSYSIDPCVFEEDGKHYMYFGGIWGGQLQRYRNNKALESAILPNDDEQAISSKIAILREDMLEFGEEPKDVLILDENGNPLLHGDKHRFFEASWMHKYNNKYYFSYSTGDTHLICYATGNNPYGPFTFQGEILTPVVGWTTHHSIVEYNGKWYLFFHDCVPSEGKTWLRSMKVIELEYDSDGKIKTIEGLDN
- a CDS encoding transketolase family protein, whose amino-acid sequence is MKKYTYTEKKDTRSGFGAGLAELADKNPEVVALCADLIGSLKMEKFIEKAPERFFQIGIAEANMIGIAAGLATEGKIPFTGTFANFSTGRVYDQVRQSVAYSDKNVKICASHAGLTLGEDGATHQILEDIGLMKMLPGMTVINTCDYNQTKAATIAIADYEGPVYLRFGRPVIPVFTDENQNFEIGKAWMVNEGKDVTIVATGHLVWEAIKAGELLEEQGIDAEIINIHTIKPLDAAAILNSVKKTRCVVTAEEHNRLGGLGDSIAHLLITEYLAPQEYVAVNDSFGESGTPDQLMEKYGLTAGDIVEAAKKAMKRKIH
- a CDS encoding AraC family transcriptional regulator; amino-acid sequence: MKHHSPAFEAVNPNIGSSFTSLKFQRNENIKSHVWHYHPEVELILVKGGSGKRQIGSNISYFTDGDLVLIGSNLPHCGLTNENTNNDYEMVIQFKPDFLGEKIWENPEMAKIHAMLEKSRSGMVFGDDVKKAMRKKISQMHQSESLEKLLKFFEILHELSATDNYRILNAGKYYLQTQVEDNERINHIFNYVKDHFKEQITLKEIADLANMKVPSFCRYFKKITNKTFTQFVNEYRITHSLKLLAEKPLSITDVCFESGFNNFSYFNKTFKEYIKKSPSQYRKEFNYVMQ